AAGTGCTTATTGACTAGTTTATTGTACCGCTTGTTAACACCAATTGTTTCGCTGACAAACAAGCGATTCACCAATTGGAGAATCGATACCTTCTTGCGCCTTTCGAGTTTAGTCAAAAGCTCATCATATATAGTAGCTACATTCTTTTTATCCTCTGGCAGATTTAGAGCCGTCCTTAGTTCATTGGCTGTATTTCCATCTGCTCCCATGAGGATCATGCTCATTCCAATCTCGACGCATAGAGGCGAGGCAATGAtgttatattgtttattatccTGCAAAAAGCTTCGGTAAAGTTGTTTGGTGAATTGACCTAGCACTGACGTGGTCAGTAAGATCCAACCTTTGGAAAAGGAAAAGAGTCAAAGGTAAGCGAGTAGAAAGTATGGCGCTACTCACACATGCACTTCATGCTATACTCTGTAAGTAAGGTCATTGGAAACTAAAAGTAAAAGCCCCATGCTTTAAGGTTTTCAAGAGCATTGATTTGTTATAGAACACTAAATCCATTATCTACGCTGTTAAACGGagtttttaagtaaacttgtCTATATAGAAACACCTACAAAAAACAATCTCGATACAAAAAGGGAATTTTCATACCATTTTTAAGAAATGTGCAGTAAGAGAAGAAtgtctttatttattttttaacttCGTTTTTTCAAGTGACTAGAAAACACAACATTGTCTTAAAGATGTAATTCGTTTGGCAGTCGAACGACGCGTCCGCGGAAGAAGACGGTATGCTTGTCGCGAATCAAGAAGGCAAAAGGACGATTGACTTTAAAAGACGCCGACGCTCCTGTTTTTTctagaaaagaaaaaagaaaaattcaTTGGATGAGGTAATCTACAATGAAATGAATCATAATGTACTTTGGATATACTCTACGTGTTCTGCCGCTTCTCCTGTCGATGCTCCCCTTTCGTCGATCTCAATAAAGGATTTGTGTAGCACATTGTTAATTTTGGCACCTTTACCGTTGGTCAGAAGGCCGCTGAGATCCGAGGTATTACTGAAGATAAGGTGTATGCCCAACTGTAACTTAAAACATTGTAGATATTATAGCACTTTTTATAGCAACAGGTCCTACGTACTTTTCTTAGGGGCTCAACTAGTTCCGTTtgatatttgattttaaacttTGGTAGCTCCACATGAACATCTTTTTCTACTAGACTCTCTGAGAGTGTTCTTAGTATTTTTTCTATAGAGCTTAGATATGTGTTATGCAATGGCAGACCGATTATCATTGACAGGTTTGAGTTATCAAACGGCAGCTCAATAATTTGTCCATAAGAGTGATCAGCAATCCTAAACCTGCCCACATGGGACATCATCCTGACATAAGCTTCTCTATTATGATCTCCATAAAATACTTTTAGTTTGGTGCCCTTTTTACTAAACATAGTTTTCCAAGCACCCCTATAGTAGACGGTGTTAACTAACACTGCACTTTCATTAATTTGCAGGTCATGATAATTAGAAATTGTGCGCATGCCCCTGTGACTCTTCCGTTGGACCGCAAAGCTGATACTATTGCTTGCCTTCCTTTGACCTAAGTTGTCGTTAGCAACTTTCATGAAGGTGCTCGTCAATAACGCGTTGTAATCCTGTCTTACTTCATATGTCTCACTGACATAAAGCCGATTTGCAAAATGAAGACCATTATGTTGTTGGAGATTGGACATAATCCTTTCGTATTTCTTAACCAATTCCGTCATATCCACTGGTAGGTCAAGAATGCTTCTTAGCTCCTCGGCGGTTGTTCCTTTAGCTCCCATTAAGATCATGCTCATTCCAATTTCAATGCAAAGGGGCGAGGCAATAAAATTACTTTCTGCCTTATCCATTACCATTTCGAGTAGGTTTAGCTTGAATTTACCCAACACTGAAGTGGCAATTAAAAGCAGAACTTTGACAGGAGCATTGAATCCATTAGGCTTAGAGTTAGAAGAgtgcttttatttatatttgaacTCACCTAAAAATTGTATATTACTATTTCCCTGCATGATTCCTAAAAACTGCAATAAATCTGACAGCCGCTATTTATATACCTGCAAAAGTGAATTTAGATTCATCATAGACtgcatttaaaaatcaattattcACGGATCTAAAATACATTCAGCTGTTAACTTAGGGCCTAAATGATTTAGTGTGTATTGAAAACACCTCTTTCTTCATTTTACGTTGAAATTCTTCACATCTTGTTGGGCGACACCTAGTGCTCATTCACGGAACATAAAAGTTTGATGTGTAAACACTTTTCTACTCATcatgtaaaaatattttcgttgTTACATTCCagatatacattttttgttcCTACTTTAGAAACTAAATTTAAGAGAAAATTACAGTTTcttttcaaatttgtttaacttatacaaaaaatatattaatatatactCTTCTACGAAGAATTACCCCTCAATActtactttaattttaataCTTTCAACAGCTCTTACATCGTAAAGAAAATTCCCATTGATATATTTTGCATAATATTTATcgcttttttatttgttgtttttgttttcattacataagtaataatttattttttgttttcctttgtgtttatttgtttctGCACTACTTAAATATGAAACGTTGAattcaaatttgttttttcATTAACTGTTTAATTTGATTAAACTTTATTTGCTTGTGgtgcatttcattttatattttcgctCATGCTCCTTTACCTCCCGAATTCTCACTACATTTTCTATGGTTTATTTGCTCCACaatttgtacattttattTCTGCATTCTGAATCGTCAgacatataataatatatatgttgTAGTTTGACAAGACGCGGATTTGTTGCTGCAtgcttaaataattaaaatatataacttatgcaattattttgtgatttcTTGTTCATCTGGTTGCTTAGCCTTTGCACGTTAATGTTTTAACAATTTGAAGTCGATTCATTAAGCGGGGCAAAAATGCTCGTATTTTGGTAAGCATCATTCTATgtcgtatttaaatttaaatataagttATGTCATATATAAACACTCGGGTTATGTAAAATTTGTcaatattttgtaattatttaattataaaaatgattgtttgttttgttgtttatcTCTTTGGGTTGTTAGCAAAAATGATACAAAAAATGTTTGGGTTTTTTCGCCTTCAACTATTTCCATCGCTTGTAAAATTTGGCCATAAATACACGAAATTGCTGAAAACCGTTTTGACGCTTTTGATTAACCATTATTTGTCCCTTTTTATTCGGTACTTTTCTGTTTTGATGGGTTCTATAATTTATCTATAAATTTCGTTTAGTATCGTACTGGTTCTGGTCTGGCAAATGAAACACAAAATTTGAGAGAATTCATTTACAATAATAagtatatttttgtatttattttgcatagcaattgtaatttgttttttttttcaatatttttgttgcattttataacgcttttaaatatgtataacAATGAAATTTTGCATGCTAGATGTctcaattataattattttatataatttataaaggTTTCGTTTATcgctttttaaatttatacaaCTTTACACAGTTTTAGCTTAAGATATAGACAAATTTTGgtttgaatttgtttttatgtttttgatgccttttcttttttttttttgttttagctTAGAAAATGTATTCTTAAATACAGAACGAAATGTTTTCTTTTAGAAagtacaaacacacacaggcaTAAATAGTTTatgaaatatgtttttataacAAAAGTTTATAGATTTTAGAAATCTCTGCGTTCTT
This genomic stretch from Drosophila mauritiana strain mau12 chromosome 2L, ASM438214v1, whole genome shotgun sequence harbors:
- the LOC117142584 gene encoding serine protease inhibitor 42Dd isoform X3, which gives rise to MQGNSNIQFLVLLLIATSVLGKFKLNLLEMVMDKAESNFIASPLCIEIGMSMILMGAKGTTAEELRSILDLPVDMTELVKKYERIMSNLQQHNGLHFANRLYVSETYEVRQDYNALLTSTFMKVANDNLGQRKASNSISFAVQRKSHRGMRTISNYHDLQINESAVLVNTVYYRGAWKTMFSKKGTKLKVFYGDHNREAYVRMMSHVGRFRIADHSYGQIIELPFDNSNLSMIIGLPLHNTYLSSIEKILRTLSESLVEKDVHVELPKFKIKYQTELVEPLRKLGIHLIFSNTSDLSGLLTNGKGAKINNVLHKSFIEIDERGASTGEAAEHVEKNRSVGVF
- the LOC117142584 gene encoding serine protease inhibitor 42Dd isoform X2, with protein sequence MQGNSNIQFLVLLLIATSVLGKFKLNLLEMVMDKAESNFIASPLCIEIGMSMILMGAKGTTAEELRSILDLPVDMTELVKKYERIMSNLQQHNGLHFANRLYVSETYEVRQDYNALLTSTFMKVANDNLGQRKASNSISFAVQRKSHRGMRTISNYHDLQINESAVLVNTVYYRGAWKTMFSKKGTKLKVFYGDHNREAYVRMMSHVGRFRIADHSYGQIIELPFDNSNLSMIIGLPLHNTYLSSIEKILRTLSESLVEKDVHVELPKFKIKYQTELVEPLRKLGIHLIFSNTSDLSGLLTNGKGAKINNVLHKSFIEIDERGASTGEAAEHKKQERRRLLKSIVLLPS
- the LOC117142584 gene encoding serine protease inhibitor 42Dd isoform X1, translating into MQGNSNIQFLVLLLIATSVLGKFKLNLLEMVMDKAESNFIASPLCIEIGMSMILMGAKGTTAEELRSILDLPVDMTELVKKYERIMSNLQQHNGLHFANRLYVSETYEVRQDYNALLTSTFMKVANDNLGQRKASNSISFAVQRKSHRGMRTISNYHDLQINESAVLVNTVYYRGAWKTMFSKKGTKLKVFYGDHNREAYVRMMSHVGRFRIADHSYGQIIELPFDNSNLSMIIGLPLHNTYLSSIEKILRTLSESLVEKDVHVELPKFKIKYQTELVEPLRKLGIHLIFSNTSDLSGLLTNGKGAKINNVLHKSFIEIDERGASTGEAAEHVEYIQKKTGASASFKVNRPFAFLIRDKHTVFFRGRVVRLPNELHL